A genomic window from Terrisporobacter glycolicus ATCC 14880 = DSM 1288 includes:
- a CDS encoding TVP38/TMEM64 family protein, with protein sequence MEYIQNIYNIVNDYWLLSIVVGLTSVFIESFLPILPLVAIVTANAALFGMYQGLIISWIGSTAGTICLFLIVKKISNKKFVKLLKNEKVEKAIDWVEEKGFMLLFFAYACPFLPACVVTISQGLAKRHTTDFVSAVVAGKLVMFFIVSYIGKDIIGFITNPLKVLTLILITFFAWKIGNKLNKDLDNFEKKRMHEE encoded by the coding sequence ATGGAATATATTCAAAACATATATAATATAGTAAATGATTATTGGTTATTGTCTATTGTTGTTGGATTAACAAGTGTATTTATAGAAAGTTTTCTGCCTATACTGCCGCTAGTTGCAATTGTTACTGCTAACGCGGCCTTATTTGGTATGTATCAAGGGTTAATAATATCGTGGATAGGTTCTACAGCTGGAACTATATGTCTATTTTTAATAGTTAAGAAAATTAGCAATAAAAAATTTGTTAAATTATTAAAAAATGAAAAAGTAGAAAAAGCAATTGATTGGGTAGAAGAAAAAGGGTTTATGCTATTATTTTTTGCTTATGCTTGTCCATTTTTACCAGCTTGTGTGGTTACAATATCTCAAGGATTAGCCAAAAGACACACTACAGACTTTGTATCTGCAGTAGTAGCAGGAAAATTAGTTATGTTTTTTATAGTTAGTTATATAGGAAAAGACATAATTGGTTTTATAACAAATCCTTTGAAAGTATTAACTTTAATTTTAATAACATTTTTTGCTTGGAAAATAGGAAATAAACTAAATAAGGATTTAGATAATTTTGAAAAGAAAAGAATGCATGAAGAATAG
- a CDS encoding DUF4362 domain-containing protein codes for MKKIIYIIIFITFCSLLGCENADTKKAIDTFSEEKLKIYSAKDSQKVKEILKSYGESKNLTAEKAKKNNIVVIEDEQIVANKKIWNNFYNNSKKKKEDSVLIVQYTEQEDPILTYLSCKDNKFFMIEDDSRDQYRDDKEEDYFEYSFKYLKLFQENKKTYVYLLDDNKITLDELNYSLLSSNISDWIPYGFVFYYMNS; via the coding sequence ATGAAAAAGATAATTTATATTATTATTTTTATAACTTTTTGTAGTTTATTAGGATGTGAAAATGCTGATACTAAAAAGGCTATAGATACTTTTAGTGAGGAAAAACTTAAAATATATTCAGCAAAAGATTCACAAAAAGTAAAAGAAATATTAAAATCTTATGGAGAATCCAAGAATTTAACAGCTGAAAAAGCAAAAAAAAATAATATTGTAGTTATAGAAGATGAACAAATAGTAGCAAATAAGAAAATATGGAATAATTTTTATAATAATAGTAAAAAGAAAAAAGAAGATAGTGTGTTAATAGTTCAATATACTGAACAAGAGGACCCAATACTGACTTACTTATCCTGCAAAGACAATAAATTCTTTATGATTGAAGATGACTCTAGAGATCAGTATAGAGATGATAAAGAGGAAGATTATTTTGAATACAGTTTTAAATATTTAAAATTATTTCAAGAAAATAAGAAAACTTATGTATACTTATTAGATGATAATAAAATAACTTTAGATGAGCTTAATTACTCTTTACTAAGTTCAAATATATCAGATTGGATACCTTATGGCTTTGTATTTTATTATATGAATTCATAG
- the gatB gene encoding Asp-tRNA(Asn)/Glu-tRNA(Gln) amidotransferase subunit GatB: MLLETVIGLEIHAELKTNTKIFCSCSTEFGAKPNENTCPICLGIPGTLPVLNEEVVNLAIKAGRAIGCSINNYNKMDRKNYFYPDLTKNYQTSQYDLPMCINGKVDFTYEGKEVSVRINRIHIEEDAGKLVHLEDEPVSLIDYNRAGVPLVEIVTEPDLRSPGEAAAFMRELKGILEYAEISDCRMEQGSIRCDANISIRPYGREEYGTKVEIKNINSFREVQKALEKEEKRQKELYQYGEEYKIKQETRRWDAGKGKTLPMRSKEEAHDYRYFPEPDLTPIIIPQEKVDTIEKLLPEMPIEKRARFIKDYNLSEKDASIIIGSKKLAEFYEDVVKEGGNPKIASNYILGDLLRLLNANNMEVEDLKISPKNLVTLFNIIEEGKISNTAGKKVFKEMFKSDRSVLDIIEEEGLSQISCYDEIEKFVDEVLNNNPKSIEDFKDGKTQAIGYLMGQVMKASKGKANPPVAKQMIEEKLKNM; the protein is encoded by the coding sequence ATGTTATTAGAAACTGTTATTGGTTTGGAAATACATGCAGAGTTAAAAACAAATACAAAAATATTTTGTTCTTGCTCAACAGAATTTGGAGCCAAACCAAATGAAAATACATGTCCAATATGTCTTGGTATACCAGGAACACTACCAGTATTAAATGAAGAAGTTGTTAATTTAGCCATAAAAGCTGGAAGAGCCATAGGATGTAGTATAAATAATTATAATAAAATGGATAGAAAAAATTACTTTTATCCAGACTTAACTAAAAACTATCAAACATCACAATATGATTTGCCTATGTGTATAAATGGTAAAGTGGATTTTACTTACGAAGGAAAAGAAGTATCTGTTAGAATTAACAGAATACATATAGAAGAAGATGCAGGAAAACTGGTTCATTTAGAAGATGAACCAGTATCACTTATAGACTATAATAGAGCAGGCGTACCTTTAGTAGAAATTGTTACTGAGCCAGATTTAAGATCTCCAGGGGAAGCAGCAGCGTTTATGAGAGAGCTAAAAGGAATACTTGAATATGCTGAAATATCAGATTGTCGTATGGAACAAGGTTCTATAAGATGTGATGCTAATATATCTATAAGACCTTACGGTAGAGAAGAATATGGAACAAAAGTAGAAATAAAAAATATAAACTCTTTTAGAGAAGTTCAAAAAGCCTTAGAAAAAGAAGAGAAAAGACAAAAAGAATTATACCAATATGGTGAAGAATATAAAATAAAACAAGAAACAAGAAGATGGGATGCTGGAAAAGGTAAAACTTTACCTATGCGTTCAAAAGAAGAAGCTCATGACTACAGATATTTTCCAGAGCCAGATTTAACACCTATAATAATCCCACAAGAAAAAGTTGATACTATAGAAAAATTACTACCTGAAATGCCAATAGAAAAAAGAGCAAGATTTATTAAAGATTACAATTTAAGTGAAAAAGACGCTTCTATAATAATAGGAAGTAAAAAACTAGCTGAATTCTACGAAGATGTTGTAAAAGAAGGTGGAAATCCTAAAATAGCTTCAAATTATATACTAGGGGACTTGCTTCGATTATTAAATGCAAATAATATGGAAGTAGAAGATCTAAAAATTTCACCTAAAAACCTAGTAACATTATTTAATATAATAGAAGAAGGAAAAATAAGTAATACAGCAGGAAAAAAAGTATTTAAAGAAATGTTTAAAAGTGACAGATCAGTTTTAGATATTATTGAAGAAGAAGGATTATCACAAATTAGTTGTTATGATGAAATTGAAAAATTTGTTGATGAAGTTTTAAATAATAATCCTAAATCAATAGAAGATTTTAAAGATGGTAAAACTCAAGCTATTGGATATTTAATGGGTCAAGTTATGAAAGCTTCAAAAGGAAAAGCCAATCCACCAGTTGCAAAACAAATGATAGAAGAAAAACTTAAAAATATGTAA
- a CDS encoding lipoate--protein ligase has translation MLLINNTSTNAYFNLAMEEYFLKNTTEDIFMLWRNESAIIVGKNQNTLSEINYEYVKENKIKIVRRQSGGGAVFHDLGNINFTFISCNDNTFSDFKRFTMPIIDALETLNIHAEFSGRNDLLIDNQKFSGNAQYNYKNKVMHHGTLLFSSEINDLSSALKVKPSKFKGKSVKSVKSRVTNISNHLDKNMTVLEFKNYLMNFINSQDENNRLYELSAQDINEINKLAEEKYNTWKWNFGHSPKYALNNEIKYPGGNIEFSLNVKKGLINEIKFFGDFFGKKDVSYIEDILKNINHNENSIKAILNNIDINDYFLNCNIDILVDGIMGAK, from the coding sequence ATGCTGTTAATCAATAATACTAGTACAAATGCTTACTTTAACTTGGCTATGGAAGAATATTTTTTAAAAAATACTACTGAAGATATATTTATGCTCTGGAGAAATGAAAGCGCTATAATTGTAGGCAAAAATCAGAATACATTATCTGAAATTAATTATGAGTATGTAAAAGAAAATAAAATAAAAATCGTAAGACGACAATCTGGTGGTGGTGCTGTTTTTCATGATTTAGGTAATATAAACTTTACATTTATTTCATGTAATGATAATACCTTTAGTGATTTTAAGCGATTTACTATGCCAATAATAGATGCTTTAGAAACTTTAAATATACATGCTGAATTTTCAGGAAGAAATGATTTACTCATTGATAATCAAAAGTTTTCAGGCAATGCCCAGTATAATTATAAAAATAAGGTAATGCATCATGGTACACTATTATTCTCATCTGAAATAAATGATTTATCTAGTGCGTTAAAAGTAAAACCATCTAAGTTTAAAGGAAAGAGTGTAAAATCTGTTAAATCCCGTGTTACAAATATTAGTAATCATTTAGACAAAAATATGACTGTTTTAGAGTTTAAAAATTACTTAATGAACTTTATAAATAGCCAGGATGAAAATAATCGTCTCTACGAATTAAGTGCACAAGATATAAATGAAATTAACAAATTAGCAGAAGAAAAATATAATACTTGGAAATGGAATTTTGGTCATTCACCTAAGTATGCTCTTAATAATGAAATTAAGTACCCTGGTGGTAATATAGAATTTAGTTTAAATGTTAAAAAAGGACTAATTAATGAGATAAAATTCTTCGGAGATTTCTTTGGTAAAAAGGATGTTTCTTATATAGAAGATATATTAAAAAATATAAATCATAATGAAAATAGTATTAAAGCTATCTTAAATAATATTGATATAAATGATTATTTTTTAAATTGCAATATAGATATATTAGTTGATGGAATAATGGGTGCAAAGTAA
- a CDS encoding mechanosensitive ion channel family protein — protein MIEEIQNMNFKNMTMETMATKILDWALSSGIKLIIGTILIIIGFKIINRLSKRFVTFAEKRNVDMTLVKFTRSFISISLKGLLVLVIAGAYWELKLSGLAAIVASAGVAIGLALQGSLSNFAGGFIILLLRPFKVGDYIQAAQFEGAVEQIGVFYTTLTTVDNKVVLIPNGTLSNGSLINYSTKETRRVDLTFSAGYECDILKVRSVLKEIVAKNKLILDYPEPFVGLFEQGPSSLKFAVRVWVKTPDYWTVYYDLLEQVKIRFDEEKISIPYPQMDLHVKQILK, from the coding sequence ATGATTGAAGAAATACAAAATATGAATTTTAAAAATATGACCATGGAAACTATGGCTACAAAAATATTAGATTGGGCACTAAGTAGTGGAATAAAGTTAATAATAGGTACAATTTTAATAATAATAGGATTTAAAATAATAAATAGATTATCAAAAAGATTTGTAACTTTTGCAGAAAAAAGAAATGTAGATATGACATTAGTAAAGTTTACAAGATCATTTATAAGTATATCTTTAAAAGGCTTATTAGTGCTTGTAATTGCAGGTGCATACTGGGAACTAAAGTTATCAGGACTAGCAGCTATAGTTGCTTCGGCTGGGGTTGCTATAGGTCTTGCACTTCAAGGTAGTTTATCAAACTTTGCTGGAGGATTTATAATTTTACTTCTTAGACCATTTAAAGTTGGAGATTATATTCAAGCGGCTCAATTTGAAGGAGCAGTTGAACAAATTGGCGTATTTTATACTACTTTAACTACAGTAGATAATAAAGTTGTATTAATACCAAATGGAACTTTATCAAATGGAAGTTTAATAAATTATTCTACAAAAGAAACTAGAAGAGTTGATTTAACATTTTCAGCAGGATATGAATGTGATATTTTAAAAGTTAGAAGTGTTTTAAAAGAAATAGTAGCTAAAAATAAACTAATTCTTGATTATCCAGAGCCATTTGTTGGATTATTTGAACAAGGACCTAGTTCTTTAAAATTTGCTGTAAGAGTTTGGGTAAAAACACCTGATTACTGGACTGTATACTATGATTTATTAGAACAAGTTAAAATTAGATTTGATGAGGAAAAGATTTCAATACCATATCCTCAAATGGATTTACATGTAAAACAAATATTAAAATAA
- the cls gene encoding cardiolipin synthase → MKKPYKNSIQRLIFFFLTLAVQIYIIILVILQSREYFLYFYLISLILGCILVIYILNGRSNPSYKIAWIVPILILPIFGGTFYLIYGGNKLSKREKKKMKNQNIKMKSSLIQDYDVLKRLEKESEYAKNQSLYILDYANCPIYENCYNEYLSPGEAKFEKLIEELKKAKHFIFIEYFIIEEGIMWNTILDILKEKVKEGVDVRVIYDDVGCVMKLPYKYAGELQKYGIKCRVFNPFVPLFTNRLNNRDHRKITVIDGYVGFMGGINLADEYINTYEKYGHWKDAAILIKGDAVFNLTVMFLSMWDFINNTDDDYLKYKPENYTKEKYLSSGYIQPFDDSPLVNEPIGETVYLNLINKAKNYIYINTPYLIIDNEMATALKIASKSGVDVKIVTPHIPDKWFVHAVTKSYYHSFIKDGIKIYEYTPGFMHSKTFVVDDEYAVVGSINLDFRSLYLHFECGAWLYNTDSVLKVKADYIETLELCQKISLKECENIKWPVKFGRLILRLFSPLM, encoded by the coding sequence ATGAAAAAACCATATAAAAATTCTATTCAAAGATTAATATTTTTCTTTTTAACTTTGGCAGTACAGATATATATTATTATTTTAGTTATTTTACAGAGTAGAGAGTATTTTTTATACTTTTATTTAATATCTCTAATACTCGGATGTATTTTAGTAATATATATATTAAATGGAAGAAGCAACCCCAGCTATAAAATTGCATGGATAGTACCAATATTAATACTACCCATATTTGGGGGAACTTTTTACCTTATATATGGAGGAAATAAATTAAGTAAAAGAGAAAAGAAAAAAATGAAAAATCAAAATATAAAAATGAAGTCATCTCTAATTCAAGATTATGATGTTTTGAAAAGATTAGAAAAAGAAAGTGAGTATGCTAAAAATCAATCTTTATATATATTGGATTATGCAAATTGCCCAATATATGAAAACTGTTATAATGAATATTTATCACCAGGAGAAGCTAAGTTTGAAAAATTAATTGAGGAGCTAAAAAAGGCAAAACACTTCATATTTATAGAGTATTTTATTATTGAAGAAGGTATAATGTGGAATACTATTTTAGATATTTTAAAGGAAAAAGTTAAAGAAGGAGTAGATGTTAGAGTTATTTATGATGATGTTGGATGTGTAATGAAATTACCATATAAATATGCAGGTGAATTACAAAAATATGGTATTAAGTGTAGAGTATTCAATCCATTTGTACCTTTATTTACAAATAGATTAAATAATAGAGATCATAGAAAAATAACCGTAATAGATGGATATGTAGGTTTTATGGGCGGAATTAATTTGGCTGATGAATATATTAATACTTATGAAAAATATGGTCACTGGAAAGATGCTGCTATACTAATTAAGGGGGATGCAGTTTTTAATTTAACTGTTATGTTTTTAAGTATGTGGGATTTTATAAATAATACAGATGATGATTATTTAAAGTATAAACCTGAAAATTATACAAAAGAAAAATATTTAAGTAGTGGATATATACAGCCCTTTGATGATAGTCCATTAGTTAATGAACCTATTGGAGAGACCGTATATTTAAATTTAATAAATAAGGCTAAAAACTATATATATATTAATACTCCATATTTAATAATAGATAACGAAATGGCAACTGCGTTGAAAATAGCATCAAAGTCAGGTGTAGATGTGAAAATTGTGACACCACATATACCTGATAAATGGTTTGTTCATGCAGTTACAAAATCTTATTATCATTCATTTATAAAAGATGGTATAAAAATTTATGAATACACACCAGGCTTTATGCATTCTAAAACTTTTGTAGTTGATGATGAATATGCAGTAGTTGGAAGTATTAACTTAGATTTTAGAAGTTTGTATCTTCATTTTGAATGTGGAGCATGGTTGTATAATACAGATAGTGTATTAAAGGTAAAAGCTGATTATATTGAAACATTAGAGCTTTGTCAAAAAATAAGTTTAAAAGAGTGTGAAAATATAAAATGGCCGGTAAAATTTGGTAGACTGATACTTCGGTTATTCTCACCGTTAATGTAA
- a CDS encoding diaminopimelate decarboxylase family protein, whose amino-acid sequence MDNNNLRQLMSKVNKSFYVYDEEEILKSINILKDKFKGFEILYSVKTNPNKNILNLMSKNNIGSDAASAKEVQISNLSNIAKNNIIYSAPGKRRKDIEESIDKCIITADSYNELSLLNEIGKERNTNLEVGLRINANYNIFGGESISSKYGVDEETLLENKNFINSLSNIKVVGIHVHLQSQILDYEIIYNYYEYVLKLALFCKDRMKFNLKFINFGGGLGISYGDSYKNLDIDKLSRMSNELIKKYKEKLNTRFIIESGRFLVCKSGTYVTPIIDIKESRGTKYLIVQNGYNGFFKPTISELIVSYTNKKDNLKMMEPLFTSYDSYTISLIKRKDKEENNKEIVTIGGNLCTAIDILAKDILITKAEINDLILINNAGSYAYSLTPFLFSSQEKPVEIYYSSKDDYVID is encoded by the coding sequence ATGGATAATAATAATTTGAGACAATTAATGAGTAAGGTTAACAAATCATTTTATGTATATGATGAAGAAGAAATTTTAAAATCGATTAATATCTTAAAAGATAAATTTAAAGGATTTGAAATTTTATACTCAGTTAAAACTAATCCCAATAAAAATATATTGAATTTAATGAGTAAAAATAATATAGGCTCTGATGCTGCATCTGCAAAGGAAGTACAAATATCAAATTTGTCAAATATTGCTAAAAATAATATAATTTATTCTGCACCTGGAAAAAGAAGAAAAGATATTGAAGAATCTATTGATAAATGCATAATAACAGCTGATAGTTATAATGAATTAAGTTTACTAAATGAAATTGGAAAAGAGAGAAATACTAACTTAGAAGTTGGGTTAAGGATTAATGCTAATTATAATATATTTGGAGGAGAATCTATAAGCAGCAAATATGGAGTAGATGAAGAGACATTGTTAGAAAATAAAAACTTTATAAATAGCTTAAGTAATATTAAGGTTGTTGGAATTCATGTACATCTTCAGTCACAAATTTTAGATTATGAAATAATTTACAATTATTATGAATATGTATTAAAGCTTGCATTGTTTTGTAAAGATAGAATGAAATTTAATCTTAAGTTTATTAATTTTGGTGGAGGACTAGGAATATCATATGGAGATTCTTATAAAAATTTAGATATTGATAAACTTAGTAGAATGTCAAATGAGTTAATTAAAAAATATAAAGAAAAGTTAAATACTAGATTTATTATAGAAAGTGGAAGATTTTTAGTTTGTAAAAGTGGAACTTACGTTACACCTATAATTGATATTAAAGAATCAAGAGGTACAAAATACCTAATCGTACAAAATGGATATAATGGTTTTTTTAAACCTACAATTAGCGAACTTATTGTGTCTTATACTAATAAAAAAGATAACCTAAAAATGATGGAACCACTTTTTACTTCTTATGATTCTTATACAATAAGTTTAATAAAGAGGAAAGATAAAGAAGAAAATAATAAAGAAATAGTTACTATAGGAGGAAATTTATGTACGGCTATTGATATTTTAGCAAAAGATATACTTATTACTAAGGCTGAAATTAATGATTTGATTTTAATAAATAATGCTGGAAGCTATGCGTATTCTCTTACACCATTCTTATTTAGTAGTCAAGAAAAGCCTGTAGAAATCTATTATAGTAGTAAGGATGATTATGTAATAGATTAA
- a CDS encoding Na+/H+ antiporter NhaC family protein: MKKRNVRLLLMTTILILISSVTSFAAEQDMAVINAQKYGLLTLLPPLVAIILAFITKNVIVSLVIGVMSGGFLLNLNSINIFSALFNAFLDLVDRAVGALADPWNAGIILQVLAIGGVINLVAKMGGAKAIAESLAKKAKSARSAQLITWVAGLLVFFDDYANSLIIGPMMRPVTDKMNISRERLAFVIDATAAPVAGIAIISTWIGLEVGLIGDGFNAIGVNTNAFSVFLSTLPYRFYNILILGFIVITAVLLKEFGPMREAELRARRGNTNLVSNKDIDEKISNEHSDLEPLQGVKLNIWNAIVPIGILIVGSLFAFYYSGYTTIMSGNDVSLIQIFNNSPLSFVAIREAFSNADASVALFQSASFAGVVAIAMGVCKKIFTVSQGLDIWVDGMKTLVITCVILICAWSLSSVIKELGTARYLIQLLSGSVPAFLLPSIIFVLGGIISFATGTSYGTMGILMPLTIPLAHSISPDMSYIIVCISAVLTGSIFGDHCSPISDTTILSSMGAGCNHIDHVRTQMPYALFVGSIAILFGYIPAGMGLPIYLIIPLAFIAMFIGIQILGKSVDIDEKEENLIA; the protein is encoded by the coding sequence ATGAAAAAAAGAAATGTAAGATTATTATTAATGACAACTATACTGATTTTAATATCAAGCGTAACGAGTTTTGCAGCTGAACAAGATATGGCTGTAATAAATGCACAAAAGTATGGACTATTAACACTATTACCACCACTTGTAGCTATTATTTTGGCTTTTATAACTAAGAATGTTATAGTATCTTTGGTTATTGGAGTTATGTCAGGTGGATTTTTATTAAACTTAAATAGTATAAATATTTTCTCTGCGCTATTTAATGCATTTTTAGATTTAGTAGATAGAGCTGTTGGAGCATTAGCCGATCCATGGAACGCAGGAATTATACTTCAAGTTCTAGCAATAGGTGGAGTAATCAACTTAGTTGCTAAAATGGGCGGAGCAAAAGCAATAGCTGAATCACTAGCTAAAAAAGCAAAAAGCGCAAGAAGTGCTCAGCTTATAACATGGGTAGCAGGACTTTTAGTATTCTTTGACGACTATGCAAATTCATTAATAATAGGTCCGATGATGAGACCAGTTACAGATAAAATGAATATTTCAAGAGAAAGACTTGCCTTTGTAATAGATGCTACAGCAGCGCCAGTTGCAGGAATAGCAATAATTTCAACTTGGATAGGTTTAGAAGTTGGACTAATTGGCGATGGATTTAATGCTATAGGAGTAAATACAAATGCATTTAGTGTATTTTTAAGTACATTACCATATAGATTTTACAATATATTAATACTTGGATTTATAGTTATAACGGCAGTGCTATTAAAAGAGTTTGGACCAATGAGAGAAGCAGAGTTAAGAGCTAGAAGAGGAAATACAAATTTAGTTTCTAATAAAGATATAGATGAAAAAATAAGTAATGAACATAGTGATTTAGAACCACTTCAAGGAGTTAAATTAAATATATGGAATGCTATAGTACCAATAGGTATACTAATAGTTGGATCATTATTTGCATTTTACTACAGTGGTTATACAACAATAATGAGTGGAAATGATGTAAGTTTAATCCAAATATTTAATAACTCACCACTATCATTTGTAGCAATAAGAGAAGCATTTTCTAATGCTGATGCATCTGTAGCGCTATTCCAATCTGCTTCATTTGCAGGTGTAGTTGCTATAGCAATGGGTGTATGTAAGAAAATATTTACTGTATCACAAGGATTAGATATATGGGTAGATGGAATGAAAACTTTAGTTATAACTTGTGTAATACTAATATGTGCATGGTCACTTTCGTCAGTAATAAAAGAACTTGGAACAGCTAGATACTTAATACAATTATTATCAGGTTCTGTACCAGCTTTTTTATTACCAAGTATAATATTTGTACTAGGTGGAATAATTTCATTTGCGACAGGAACATCTTATGGAACTATGGGTATACTTATGCCACTGACTATTCCGCTAGCTCATTCTATAAGTCCAGATATGTCTTATATAATAGTTTGTATAAGTGCAGTGCTTACAGGTTCTATATTCGGAGACCACTGCTCCCCAATATCAGATACAACTATACTTTCATCAATGGGAGCTGGATGTAATCATATAGACCATGTTAGAACACAAATGCCATATGCTTTATTCGTTGGAAGCATAGCCATATTATTTGGGTATATACCAGCAGGAATGGGACTTCCAATTTATTTAATAATCCCTTTAGCATTTATAGCAATGTTTATAGGAATACAAATACTTGGAAAAAGTGTAGATATAGATGAAAAGGAAGAAAATTTAATAGCTTAA
- a CDS encoding tRNA threonylcarbamoyladenosine dehydratase produces MNSHVLVIGVGGVGSFCVEALIRAGIGNITIVDYAKVEESDFNRQLPGLNSNLNKDKVQVVKDRLIDINKDLNINAVNCVFNEESSNKIFSQNYDYVVDAIDMVSSKLQLIQLCLNKSIPIISSMGMGNKLDPTKIEINDISNTHTCPLAKVMRKELRDRGIEHLKVVFSTEQPIEVKEKISNGHRILPGSMPFMSSCGGLIISSQVIKDLLDIK; encoded by the coding sequence ATAAATTCTCATGTTCTTGTCATAGGAGTAGGTGGAGTTGGTAGTTTTTGTGTAGAGGCCTTAATAAGGGCTGGCATAGGAAATATAACTATAGTAGATTATGCAAAGGTTGAAGAAAGTGATTTTAATAGACAATTACCTGGATTAAATTCTAATTTAAACAAAGATAAGGTTCAAGTAGTAAAAGATAGATTAATAGATATAAATAAAGACTTAAATATAAATGCAGTAAACTGTGTTTTTAATGAGGAAAGTAGTAACAAAATATTTAGTCAAAATTATGATTATGTTGTAGATGCTATAGATATGGTTTCATCAAAACTTCAATTAATTCAACTATGTTTAAATAAAAGCATACCAATAATAAGTTCCATGGGTATGGGGAATAAGTTAGATCCCACAAAGATAGAAATTAATGATATTTCAAATACTCATACTTGTCCATTGGCTAAAGTTATGAGAAAAGAACTTAGAGATAGAGGAATAGAGCATTTAAAAGTAGTATTTTCCACAGAGCAACCTATAGAAGTTAAGGAAAAGATATCAAATGGCCATAGAATACTACCAGGAAGTATGCCTTTTATGTCTTCCTGTGGAGGATTGATAATATCATCTCAGGTTATAAAGGACTTACTTGATATAAAATAG